The following are encoded together in the Oncorhynchus masou masou isolate Uvic2021 chromosome 5, UVic_Omas_1.1, whole genome shotgun sequence genome:
- the LOC135526991 gene encoding proline-rich transmembrane protein 3-like, whose product MGTTAPKFTTTQQTGTDILLPASGMQVPGNRMTSMEDLDGALVGTSYGSDESMDDDSGLGDTDIIESQQETTASTLVINSAPGNEEKKAKELEVHSSIPTSLYPPPTPQKQTQDSVSTAGPAGLQTSEDVRSPAKSPLIKLTLRATSKLSLPPIGDDDSGLNLEPAYSIVEISKQSETTVNSTSEINNSPNPLTHHSSHQSPKDTITEATLEEEEGLGALVENEEEDVVVLKYIFVIDSAVPISRDTRGKLSQSSTLSSANPNQAPIVTGQFQKEKEQTQSFPDIQSTELPAQSSPDMKHIIHQHEENTKGQLWPAPSVRYGVFGPVTHQNLNGGPCVLGLGSCVFPTGTNGTLLLWEDLSRTLAFAWELHVYGSAGLFLLLSCVAVLGMVGRSNMLHPLCDVLTLANRLLLLTGALRAVLLLTDPYGTRRILSRPVLTALYNLPLLLLLWAQVALAMILLSPTMQRPRVVESLAVLHCTLLLAADLLSPTLSHAFPLVLQSLSLCWGLTLCLGILTQSLSHLQPFSKTPINQWVSPQRIEERARRVTAVCALLGVLCSGLQIYSLLWLYGLLGDWRRFGWGWWLGQFWARVLELFWGFSMLVLGSWVFWTPRRSRSRSDHGQGMPERSSFWKILRIGPFRSFEKNWAELIPKNWAGQHHSGADSDSIRVYANPPTTHSLRDTMSPSHHKGGEPTTSNSGDTHLLWQRVGERECILSLIEFDMLPQSPINLSRSIDNALHHDNGHLLGVGSLFTAPPSSTWTHQAGADTDTSLADSEITPPSLTSPTSNVGCRWEVEAGSRPATSDHFRANGQALPEAESKLEPQLQPDPQLQLQPDPQPQLQPDPQPQLQPDPQPQLQPDPQPQLQPDPQPQLQPDPQPQLQPDPQPQLQPDPQPQLQPDPQPQLQPDPQPQLQPDPQPQPLEASDNQILQPSPNSETPGGCSRQ is encoded by the exons ATGGGTACAACAGCCCCCAAGTTtaccacaacacaacagacagggacagacatcCTTCTGCCCGCCAGCGGTATGCAGGTGCCAGGAAACAGGATGACAAGTATGGAGGACTTAGATGGGGCATTGGTTGGCACATCATATGGCAGTGATGAGTCTATGGATGATGATAGTGGACTTGGGGACACAGATATAATAGAAAGTCAACAAGAGACAACTGCCAGCACACTTGTTATCAATTCTGCGCCTGGAAATGAGGAGAAGAAAGCGAAGGAACTTGAAGTGCATTCCTCCATCCCTacttctctctacccccctcccacGCCCCAAAAACAGACCCAAGACAGCGTCAGCACAGCAGGACCAGCTGGCTTACAAACGTCAGAGGATGTGCGTTCACCGGCCAAGAGCCCACTGATCAAGCTTACACTTAGAGCTACGTCTAAATTATCTTTGCCACCCATAGGGGACGATGACAGTGGACTCAATCTGGAACCTGCGTATTCTATTGTAGAGATCTCAAAACAATCGGAGACAACTGTCAACTCGACATCAGAAATAAACAATTCTCCAAACCCATTAACTCATCACAGCTCCCACCAATCCCCAAAAGACACAATTACAGAGGCCACTCTCGAAGAAGAAGAAGGGCTTGGAGCACTGGTGGAGAATGAGGAAGAAGATGTGGTTgtgttaaaatacatttttgtgaTTGACTCAGCGGTTCCCATAAGCAGAGACACTCGGGGAAAACTGTCCCAATCCTCCACCCTGTCATCAGCCAATCCCAATCAAGCACCCATTGTGACAGGACAGTTTCAAAAAG aAAAGGAACAAACTCAATCCTTTCCTGACATACAATCAACTGAGTTGCCGGCACAATCATCACCTGACATGAAACACATAATCCATCAACATGAAGAAAACA CTAAGGGTCAACTCTGGCCTGCGCCCTCTGTCCGCTACGGTGTGTTTGGTCCCGTAACACATCAGAACCTGAATGGAGGCCCCTGTGTGCTAGGTCTTGGCAGCTGCGTGTTCCCTACTGGCACAAACGGCACCCTCCTTCTTTGGGAGGACCTGAGCCGCACACTGGCCTTCGCCTGGGAGCTCCACGTCTATGGCTCTGCTGGACTCTTCCTGCTGCTGTCCTGTGTGGCTGTGTTGGGAATGGTTGGACGGTCTAATATGCTTCACCCCCTCTGTGATGTACTAACCCTGGCCAATAGGCTGTTGCTGCTGACCGGGGCTCTGCGTGCTGTCCTCCTCCTCACTGACCCGTATGGCACACGCCGGATCCTGTCTCGGCCGGTCCTCACTGCCCTCTATAATctgcctctgctgctgctgctgtgggcACAGGTTGCCCTGGCAATGATTCTGCTGTCCCCAACGATGCAGCGCCCTCGTGTGGTGGAAAGTCTGGCAGTCTTACACTGTACCCTGCTGCTGGCAGCCGACCTGCTCTCCCCAACACTGTCCCATGCCTTTCCTTTGGTTctacagagcctctctctctgctggggcctgactctctgcctgggcattctcactcagtcactctccCACCTGCAGCCCTTCTCCAAGACTCCCATAAACCAGTGGGTGTCCCCTCAGAGGATTGAGGAGCGGGCAAGACGCGTGACGGCAGTGTGTGCCCTCCTGGGGGTGCTGTGCTCCGGCCTGCAGATCTACAGCCTGCTCTGGCTCTATGGGCTGCTGGGGGACTGGAGGCGCTTTGGCTGGGGCTGGTGGCTGGGGCAGTTCTGGGCACGGGTGCTGGAGCTGTTCTGGGGCTTCTCTATGCTGGTGCTGGGCTCCTGGGTCTTCTGGACCCCTCGGAGGAGCCGTTCCAGGAGCGACCATGGCCAAGGGATGCCAGAGAGATCATCGTTTTGGAAAATCCTGCGGATAGGGCCTTTCAGGAGTTTTGAGAAAAACTGGGCAGAGCTCATACCGAAAAACTGGGCGGGGCAGCATCACTCAGGAGCAGACAGTGACTCCATACGTGTCTATGccaatccccccaccacacacagctTGAGGGACACCATGTCACCATCTCATCACAAGGGTGGAGAACCCACTACCAGCAACAGCGGTGATACCCACCTACTGTGGCAGCGGGTGGGTGAGCGCGAGTGCATCCTCTCCCTCATAGAGTTTGACATGCTCCCCCAGTCGCCGATCAACCTCAGCCGCAGCATCGACAATGCGCTCCACCATGACAATGGACACCTGCTAGGGGTAGGCAGCCTCTTCACAGCCCCACCTTCTTCCACCTGGACCCACCAAGCTGGTGCTGACACTGACACCTCACTGGCGGACAGTGAGATCACGccaccctctctcacctctcccacctctaATGTTGGCTGTAGGTGGGAGGTGGAGGCTGGCTCCAGACCTGCAACTTCTGATCATTTCAGAGCCAACGGGCAGGCACTGCCTGAGGCAGAGTCTAAGTTAGAGCCACAGCTACAGCCGGACCCACAGCTGCAGCTACAGCCGGACCCACAGCCTCAGCTACAGCCGGACCCCCAGCCGCAGCTACAGCCGGACCCACAGCCTCAGCTACAGCCGGACCCACAGCCTCAGCTACAGCCGGACCCACAGCCTCAGCTACAGCCGGACCCCCAGCCGCAGCTACAGCCGGACCCCCAGCCGCAGCTACAGCCGGACCCACAGCCTCAGCTACAGCCGGACCCCCAGCCGCAGCTACAGCCGGACCCCCAGCCACAGCTACAGCCGGACCCCCAGCCACAGCCACTGGAGGCTTCTGATAACCAGATCCTTCAGCCATCTCCAAACTCTGAAACACCAGGAGGATGTTCCAGACAATGA